Proteins co-encoded in one Brassica rapa cultivar Chiifu-401-42 chromosome A02, CAAS_Brap_v3.01, whole genome shotgun sequence genomic window:
- the LOC117131913 gene encoding uncharacterized protein LOC117131913, which yields MELFTKSPAVRLRSCHEKYLFAADDEKTIRQSSDGASRQSVWTVEMVPRKPNFIRLKSCYGKYLTASDSSFLLGMTGQRVIQTPPFRQAEHESNWEPIRDDLPVKLMSWNGKYLRGNGGSPPWKNSVTHDREPAMAATKKWILWSIETVESPEKVSFADRFSSPASSFNSSVSSHESTNESTDKKSFKYGSSNSIGSDLGSVSSPKLMFTPTVSGTLSPKPTERKDLKKNVSAMDIFRDARSVRLRSSAHEKYLVADDDEETVIMGRNGSSKEARWRVELVPGSEKTIRLKSCHGGYLTASNERLMLGATGHKVVQSRRIRTGEPAGEWEPVKEGSKVKLRSRNGGNYLRANGGVPPWRNTVTHDTPNRTATQSWVVWDVDVVEIMERSHGTG from the exons atggagctATTCACGAAAAGTCCCGCCGTTAGATTACGGAGCTGTCACGAAAAGTACCTCTTCGCCGCTGACGACGAAAAAACCATCCGTCAAAGCTCAGACGGAGCCTCACGGCAATCAGTGTGGACGGTGGAGATGGTGCCACGTAAGCCTAACTTCATCCGTCTCAAAAGCTGTTACGGCAAGTACTTAACGGCGAGTGACTCGTCGTTTCTTCTTGGCATGACCGGCCAGAGAGTCATCCAAACGCCGCCGTTTCGTCAGGCTGAGCACGAAAGCAACTGGGAGCCAATCAGAGACGACTTGCCGGTGAAACTCATGTCGTGGAACGGTAAATATTTGCGCGGGAACGGTGGATCGCCGCCGTGGAAAAACTCCGTCACGCACGACCGTGAGCCGGCCATGGCAGCAACGAAGAAATGGATCTTGTGGTCTATAGAAACCGTTGAGAGTCCCGAGAAGGTTTCGTTCGCGGATCGGTTTTCGTCGCCGGCTTCGAGTTTTAACTCTTCTGTCTCCTCCCACGAGTCAACCAACGAGTCAACggataaaaaatcatttaaatatgGATCTTCCAACTCCATAGGGTCGGATCTTGGGTCGGTTTCTTCTCCGAAGCTTATGTTTACTCCGACAGTGTCGGGGACATTGTCTCCAAAACCGACCGAG aggaaagatttgaagaaaaATGTATCAGCAATGGACATCTTTCGCGATGCGAGATCGGTGCGGTTACGAAGCAGCGCACACGAGAAGTATCTAGTAGCAGATGACGATGAAGAGACTGTGATAATGGGACGAAACGGGTCATCGAAAGAGGCCCGGTGGAGAGTTGAGTTGGTACCCGGGTCCGAAAAGACCATCCGGTTAAAGAGCTGCCACGGTGGATATTTGACGGCGTCGAACGAGCGGTTGATGCTCGGAGCGACGGGGCATAAGGTGGTTCAGTCGAGGAGGATTCGAACCGGTGAACCGGCGGGAGAGTGGGAACCGGTTAAAGAAGGGTCAAAGGTGAAGCTGAGAAGTAGAAACGGCGGGAATTATTTAAGAGCCAATGGGGGAGTGCCACCTTGGAGGAATACGGTTACGCATGATACGCCGAACCGGACTGCTACGCAGAGTTGGGTGGTTTGGGATGTTGATGTGGTCGAGATTATGGAGCGTTCTCATGGGACCGGTTAA
- the LOC103853356 gene encoding uncharacterized protein LOC103853356: MEFFHNAKAVRMRNVHEKYLMADEDEETVTQDRIGSDKRARWTVELVRGSFEVIRLRSGYGNYLTASNERFLLGATGRKVVLSKPNRLGSSVEWEPVREGSKVKLRTRYGNFLRANGGLPPWRNSVTHDSPHSSDSFLWDVDLIEILVGTAPPALAPATTPAPHRKLSSPPMSRTSSEKYVVELTQSLPKSEGRVIYYHIADKEGHVENDSAVGYALTFKGNSVEQLTQALREETSMDDVVVCTRNPLNGKLFPLRLQLPPNNGTMHVVLVPSTT; encoded by the exons ATGGAGTTTTTCCACAACGCTAAAGCCGTTAGGATGCGTAACGTCCACGAGAAGTATCTGATGGCGGATGAAGACGAAGAGACGGTGACTCAAGACAGGATTGGTTCCGACAAGAGAGCTCGGTGGACCGTCGAGCTGGTTCGTGGTTCCTTTGAAGTGATCCGTTTGAGGAGTGGCTACGGCAACTATCTCACCGCCTCGAACGAGCGTTTCTTGCTCGGTGCAACGGGGCGTAAAGTAGTATTGTCGAAACCTAATCGGCTTGGCTCGTCCGTAGAGTGGGAGCCGGTGAGAGAAGGATCGAAAGTGAAGCTCAGGACTAGATACGGCAACTTCCTTCGAGCCAATGGTGGACTTCCTCCTTGGCGTAACTCCGTCACGCATGACTCACCTCACAGTTCAGACTCGTTTTTGTGGGATGTTGATCTCATTGAAATCTTAGTCGGAACGGCGCCTCCGGCTCTAGCTCCGGCGACAACTCCCGCGCCACATAGGAAGCTGTCAAGTCCTCCTATGTCCAGAACCTCTTCAGAAAAATACGTGGTAGAG TTGACTCAGTCGCTGCCAAAATCTGAAGGGAGGGTCATATATTACCATATCGCAGACAAAGAAGGACACGTGGAGAATGATTCAGCCGTTGGATACGCTTTGACTTTCAAAGGAAATAGCGTGGAACAGTTGACGCAGGCGCTCAGGGAAGAGACTAGCATGGATGACGTTGTTGTATGTACACGCAATCCTTTGAACGGCAAGTTGTTTCCTCTCCGTTTGCAACTTCCGCCAAACAATGGGACAATGCACGTCGTTCTAGTTCCCTCAACTACGTAA